The Triticum aestivum cultivar Chinese Spring chromosome 3A, IWGSC CS RefSeq v2.1, whole genome shotgun sequence genome includes a region encoding these proteins:
- the LOC123060664 gene encoding transcription factor GTE3, chloroplastic — protein MTSGPPSPSGKAYSRKSHGPGPKSSKARSFDAHNGPLIPTVTFSLPSTPATRRELRRRLSAELAQVRAAYKRISSLPAPAPSSALSATDPSTPLPPHPSVSKHKSKKGPPNPSGSAEARRKLYAPVFRSCAVVLARLMKHKHGWVFNVPVDASALGLHDYHTIITKPMDLGTVKSRLAAGHYKSPREFATEVRLTFQNAMRYNPKGQDVYFMAEQLLNMFEEKWPEIEAEMAQLSPQPPTPSSAPPKKQKQREREREREMDSARVLERSDSTAHAAALEAPPKPHAGTARPPVLKKPKARDPNKREMTFWEKQRLSNDLQDLPAEKLDNVVQIIKKRNSSLNQHDDEIEVDIDSFDVETLWELDRFVTNYKKSITKNKRKAELSVARQDESDHEPDLEKIEHARHDEGEQDQMRTVHNTIPEPEAIDVVDVVDVEPPMVEAEPHKEIAADDNGRYMGSSSPAHLEDQKGDNVGRSSSSGSSSSESGSSSSDTDSDSSSADGSDAAQSPKS, from the exons ATGACCTCCGGCCCGCCGTCGCCTTCCGGCAAGGCTTACTCCCGCAAATCTCACGGCCCCGGCCCCAAATCCTCCAAGGCCCGCTCCTTCGACGCTCACAATGGCCCGCTGATCCCCACCGTCACCTTCTCGCTCCCCTCGACGCCGGCCACGCGACGAGAGCTGCGGCGCCGCCTCTCCGCGGAGCTCGCACAGGTGCGCGCCGCCTACAAGCGCATAAGCTCCCTCCCCGCTCCCGCCCCCTCCTCCGCGCTCTCCGCCACTGACCCCTCCACCCCGCTCCCGCCGCACCCCTCCGTCTCCAAGCACAAGTCCAAGAAGGGCCCCCCGAACCCGTCCGGCTCGGCGGAGGCGCGGCGCAAGCTCTACGCTCCCGTCTTCAGGAGCTGCGCCGTGGTGCTTGCGCGGCTGATGAAGCACAAGCACGGCTGGGTGTTCAACGTGCCGGTCGACGCCAGCGCGCTTGGCCTGCACGACtaccacaccatcatcaccaagccCATGGACCTCGGCACCGTCAAGTCAAGGCTGGCCGCCGGGCACTACAAGTCGCCGCGGGAGTTCGCAACTGAAGTCCGTCTGACTTTTCAGAACGCCATGAGGTACAACCCCAAGGGGCAGGATGTGTATTTCATGGCCGAGCAGCTTCTAAATATGTTCGAGGAGAAGTGGCCAGAGATTGAAGCTGAGATGGCACAGCTGTCACCGCAGCCACCtacaccatcatctgccccgcccaagaagcagaagcagagggagagggagagagagagggagatggatAGTGCTAGAGTACTAGAGAGGTCTGACTCCACAGCGCATGCTGCAGCATTGGAGGCTCCCCCGAAGCCGCACGCTGGTACCGCCAGACCCCCAGTTTTAAAGAAGCCAAAGGCAAGGGATCCTAATAAGAGGGAGATGACGTTCTGGGAGAAGCAGCGGCTTAGTAACGACCTCCAGGACTTGCCAGCCGAGAAGCTCGATAATGTTGTACAGATCATAAAGAAGAGGAACTCATCACTTAATCAGCATGACGATGAGATTGAGGTTGATATAGATAGCTTTGATGTTGAGACATTATGGGAGCTTGATAGGTTTGTGACAAACTACAAGAAAAGTATAACCAAGAATAAGCGGAAGGCCGAGCTTTCCGTAGCAAGGCAGGATGAGTCCGACCATGAGCCGGATTTGGAGAAGATTGAGCATGCCAGGCATGATGAGGGAGAGCAGGATCAGATGCGCACAGTACATAATACG ATCCCAGAACCAGAAGCAATTGATGTAGTTGATGTGGTTGATGTTGAACCGCCTATGGTTGAAGCTGAACCACATAAGGAAATTGCAGCAG ATGACAATGGGAGATATATGGGTTCATCATCACCTGCTCATTTAGAAGATCAGAAAGGAGACAATGTCGGTAGATCAAGTAGTTCTGGAAGCTCTAGCAGCGAATCAGGGTCTTCCTCCAGTG ATACGGATTCTGATAGTTCATCAGCAGATGGCTCTGATGCCGCACAGTCACCCAAATCGTAA